GAGTATTGTTGAGGTAGATTCAAATACAGGAAAAGTAGTAGGGAAAGTAATATATGGAACGGCAACTATTACCGCTACGCTTACAGATCCTAACAACGGCGGAATGGTTCACTCTGCAAGTACTTTGATTACTGTAGATCCTCCTGCAGATTTTGTTTCTGTAACAGGTGTAAGTATTACTCCAGATGAGAAAACATTAACGGCTATTGGAGAAAAGGTGCAGTTAACAGAAGTTGTGCTTCCTTCTAATGCAACTATAAAAACACATACTTGGTCGTCTAGTGATACTAATGTTGCTACGGTTACAGAGAATGGATTGGTAACGGCTGTGGCGAATGGTACTGCACAAATAACAGTGGTTACTACCGATGGTGATTTTAGTGCTAGTTGTAATTTAATAGTAGAGATCAGTACTGATACAGGGAATAAGATAGTGATTGAAGCAGAGGAGTTTAATACAACAGGTGGAACTTTTGATGATGGATACGTTGCTGCTCCTTATGGAGTAAATAAAGGGTCAACTGCTATTAATTATGTAAACTCAGGCGATTGGGTAACTTATGAAAATGTTAATGTAGAAGATGCCGCAGAATATAACATTGTTTACTTTATTTCAACACCTGTGGCAAATGCTCAAGTACAGATATCAGTAGATGGGAATATTGTTTCAACAGACAATGTTACAAATACTGGTGGATGGGATAGTTATGGGGCTTTAACTGCTTCACAATCCATAGAATTAACTTCTGGAATGCATACAGTTAAAGTTGTAGCATCAGGTTCTAATGCTTGGCAATGGAATCTAGATAAGATAGAGTTTCAGCAAAAAACATTAAGTACAAAGGCGTTTAAGAAAACGGTATCGAGTGCTTATATCTATCCAAATCCAGTTGTAAATAGTTTAACAATAAATGGAGAAAATTCTCAAGAGGCTTTTGTCGTTAGAATTTTAACTCCACAAGGAAGTTTGTTAAAGGTTCTTAAAATTGATGGAATTCCTAGCACTATTGATGTATCTGATTTAGATACTGGAGTATATTTATTAAATGTTGGAAATACAACAGTTAACAAAACGCTAAAAATGGTAAAAACTAAATAATGTTTTAAGTACTAATAGATCATTATAAAACCTCGAGTATTCCTCGAGGTTTTTCTTTTATTTAAAACATCTAGAGGTCTATTGTTTTAGTGTTAATCAATGTTTTTAGTTTATAAATAAAAAGAAGTTGTTCTTATAATTAATCTTATTTTTGTTTCTATTAAATTAAAACATATGGGTTTAGAAGAGAAAGCAGATGGGAAACCAACGTATAATGTCCCTAATTTGGAGCGTGGTTTAATGATTATAGAATTGTTGGCTACTTGCAAACAAGGGTTAACCTTGGCTGAAATTATAGAGACATTGTCTATTACTAAAACAACTGCTTTTAGAATTGTTAGTACGTTAATATTTAAAAATTATCTTCAAAAAAATGAGACAACTAAAAAGATTACCCTTTCTAGAAAAATGCTAACACTTGGCTTGTCTGCTATTAATGAGCAAAGTATAGCAGAAGTGTCTATAGATATTATGAGAGCTACTAGAGATGAGTTAAAAGAATCTGTTATGTTAGGTGTTATTTTGGGAGACAAAGGAACTATTTTGGAACAAGTAGCTTCTTCATATCCAGTAAAACTGTTTGTTGAACAAGGAACCCAGTTTAGTTTACATAGCTCTGTAGGAGGAAAATCTATTTTGGCATATTTGCCAGATAAAGAAATGAATGCTATTGTTGAGGAAATGGAATTCACTCCTTTTACAGAAAACACATTAACTTCAAAAGAAGTGTTTAAGGAGCAATTAAAACAAGTTAAAAAATCCGGATACGCTGTAGATAATGGGGAAGATATACAAGGGATTAATTGTGTAGGAGCTCCTATTTTTAATGAATATGGTGTGCCAGTTGCTGCTATTTGGATTACAGCACCACATGGTAGATTGCCTTCTAAAGATTTTCATAAAAAAGGAGAAGTGATAGCAAGATATGCGAAGGAAATTTCTCTAAAATTAGGTTATGTAGGGTAGTTTATTTGAAATTTTTTTAAAATAATGAACTCATAGATAGTTGTTTAAGCAATTATTTATGAGTTTTTTTTGTTTATACACTTAGTGTTTATTAGGGGGTAATGTAAATGCTAATTCTGTTTTTGAAACTAATTTCATATATGGAATTTTTTTTCTTGAAAAAGGGTTGTTTTTTACAATAAATTGTATATTTGTTTCAAATGAGAAACAAGTTTCTTATTTGGAATTTAATAAAAAGAAGATGAAAGCAACCATTTATGAAGGTAATAAGACCTTTACTGTAATTGAAAAAGAAATTAATCAGCCAAAAAAAG
Above is a genomic segment from Wenyingzhuangia fucanilytica containing:
- a CDS encoding IclR family transcriptional regulator, whose translation is MGLEEKADGKPTYNVPNLERGLMIIELLATCKQGLTLAEIIETLSITKTTAFRIVSTLIFKNYLQKNETTKKITLSRKMLTLGLSAINEQSIAEVSIDIMRATRDELKESVMLGVILGDKGTILEQVASSYPVKLFVEQGTQFSLHSSVGGKSILAYLPDKEMNAIVEEMEFTPFTENTLTSKEVFKEQLKQVKKSGYAVDNGEDIQGINCVGAPIFNEYGVPVAAIWITAPHGRLPSKDFHKKGEVIARYAKEISLKLGYVG